A single region of the Vicia villosa cultivar HV-30 ecotype Madison, WI linkage group LG4, Vvil1.0, whole genome shotgun sequence genome encodes:
- the LOC131595209 gene encoding chaperone protein dnaJ 49 — protein sequence MEGNKDEALRCIKIAEEAIASGNKDRALKFMKIAKRLNRDLSLDSLFTKCERLDSQSAASSSGVGTSDKPGRARDGGGGGLNVERTYTEENVKLIREIKGKSDYYSILGLEKSSSVEEIRKAYRKLSLKVHPDKNKAPGSEDAFKKVSKAFKCLSDGDSRREYDQGGLVDEFDSNYNQGNNFRRRRRRNTTSHDVFEEEFDPNEIFRAFFGQPDVFGRRNHVYTTRGGGGMGNQHQRREVQGGGGHYLMLMIQLLPLLIILLLAYMPFSDPEYSLHRNQSYQIPKVTEDYGVQFFVKSQAFDSNYPIGSSARETIEDNIIKDYKSMLRRYCQVEIQRRTWNRNLAVPHCEKLQNFGVVA from the coding sequence ATGGAAGGTAACAAAGACGAAGCATTGCGATGCATCAAAATCGCCGAAGAAGCGATTGCTTCAGGTAACAAAGATCGCGCTCTCAAATTCATGAAAATCGCCAAACGTCTAAACCGTGATTTATCGCTTGATTCCTTGTTCACGAAGTGCGAACGACTGGATTCTCAGTCCGCCGCCTCTTCCTCCGGCGTTGGCACCTCGGATAAACCGGGAAGAGCCAgagatggtggtggtggtggtttgAATGTTGAGAGGACTTACACGGAGGAGAATGTTAAGTTGATTAGGGAAATTAAAGGAAAAAGTGATTACTATTCGATTTTAGGTTTGGAGAAAAGTTCTTCTGTTGAAGAGATTAGGAAGGCTTATAGGAAACTGTCTTTGAAGGTTCATCCTGATAAGAATAAAGCGCCGGGTTCGGAAGACGCGTTTAAGAAAGTTTCGAAGGCGTTTAAGTGTTTGAGTGACGGTGATTCTAGACGTGAGTATGATCAAGGAGGGTTAGTTGATGAGTTTGATTCGAATTATAATCAGGGGAACAATTTTAGGCGGAGGAGGAGAAGGAATACTACGAGTCATGATGTTTTCGAAGAGGAGTTTGATCCTAATGAGATATTTAGAGCTTTCTTTGGACAACCTGATGTGTTTGGGAGGAGAAATCATGTTTATACGACTCGAGGTGGCGGTGGGATGGGTAACCAACATCAGAGGCGTGAGGTTCAGGGTGGAGGAGGACATTATCTTATGCTGATGATTCAGCTTCTGCCGTTGTTGATTATTTTGTTGCTGGCTTACATGCCCTTTTCGGATCCTGAATATTCCTTGCACAGGAATCAGTCCTACCAGATTCCGAAGGTTACTGAGGATTATGGGGTTCAGTTTTTCGTGAAATCTCAGGCATTTGATTCTAATTATCCGATTGGTAGTTCGGCTCGCGAGACCATTGAGGATAATATTATAAAGGATTATAAGAGTATGCTTCGTCGGTATTGTCAAGTGGAGATTCAGAGGCGTACTTGGAATAGGAATCTGGCTGTTCCTCACTGTGAAAAGCTTCAAAATTTTGGGGTTGTAGCTTGA